From Salvelinus sp. IW2-2015 linkage group LG18, ASM291031v2, whole genome shotgun sequence, a single genomic window includes:
- the chadlb gene encoding chondroadherin-like b isoform X1 — protein sequence MYSMDCPAALRSLLVLLLAIPGAHLGKCPKECICDQISLTVTCVNKNLTEVPPTIDEITVKLDLRSNYIQELPSGAFKHTPYLTHLSMQRCNLRTVKEGAFRALGRLVFLNLANNNMEILYQESFDGLSSLKQLLIDRNRVEEIQPGAFSQLGFLNLLSLTHNQLTYIPNMAFQGLQNIKWLRLSHNSVNYMATEAFAGLFTLTRLSLDHNELQFFPTETMTRLPEVTRLDLSFNPMTFLGEETVSMNKLTHLFXDHMSLQDLSHTAVSLSPSLTHLDLSHNQLRVLQPFTPASPKLARLNLAGNPIYCNCYLLPLREWGIRKKVKLMGACGGPAHFSGENLEAIHPRDLRCQSQEAMLKAEFEEQTRVISPPTPEPTNKVKCPANCACEGETHHSSCENRGHTKVPLGFSPNTRLLDLRGNHFHYIPANSFTGVAKVVSLHLQRCKIVEVEPGAFHGMKGLVYLYLSENELDSLSPDAFKGMPQLTYLHLEKNKFTVFPKGAFKLLPGLLALHMENNSIAKLEPGILNGXEKLRGLYLTSNIINGVAPRALDPAPDLDTLHLGGNKLKEVPSDALAKTGNLGELRLSGNPIRWIGPHAFQPLARALKDLYLDGMGLEKMSKDSLAGLGAGLRSLYLEGNQLEEVPDFNPLTGLEVINLAENPLLCDCPLLPLRMWIEKVNLKVRATCVHPPELRGRRVKDVHVFKACPGGESLPSAPFPKVSKPPKSTKPKPAHLNAPRQVKVVKTKIRKIQGPKPTVSKKTTKRSTVV from the exons ATGTATTCGATGGACTGCCCCGCAGCCTTGAGGTCTCTGCTGGTACTGCTCTTGGCCATCCCGGGGGCGCACCTTGGCAAGTGCCCAAAGGAGTGCATATGTGACCAAATCTCACTCACTGTTACCTGTGTCAACAAAAACCTGACAGAGGTGCCTCCCACAATCGACGAG ATTACAGTGAAACTGGATCTGAGAAGCAACTACATCCAGGAGCTGCCATCAGGTGCGTTCAAACACACGCCGTACCTGACACACCTGTCCATGCAGCGCTGCAATCTCCGCACCGTGAAGGAGGGGGCGTTCCGTGCTCTGGGTCGTCTCGTCTTCCTCAACCTGGCCAACAACAACATGGAGATCCTCTATCAG gaGTCGTTCGACGGTCTCTCCTCACTGAAGCAGCTGCTGATTGACCGTAACCGAGTGGAGGAGATCCAGCCAGGGGCCTTCTCTCAGCTGGGGTTCCTCAACCTGCTCTCCCTCACCCACAACCAGCTCACCTATATCCCCAACATGGCCTTCCAGGGCCTGCAGAACATAAAATGGCTGCGCCTTAGCCACAACTCTGTTAACTACATGGCCACTGAGGCCTTCGCAGGCCTGTTCACCCTCACGCGCCTCAGCCTTGACCACAACGAGCTGCAGTTCTTTCCTACTGAGACCATGACCAG aCTCCCAGAGGTGACCCGTCTGGACCTCAGCTTCAACCCCATGACCTTCCTGGGTGAGGAGACTGTCTCCATGAACAAACTCACCCACCTCTTCWTGGACCACATGTCCCTGCAGGACCTGTCCCACACGGCCGtgtccctgtccccctctctcacccacctgGACCTCAGCCACAACCAGCTCCGTGTCCTCCAGCCCTTCACTCCAGCCTCCCCCAAGCTGGCCCGCCTTAACCTGGCTGGAAACCCCATCTACTGCAACTGCTACCTGCTGCCGCTGAGGGAGTGGGGCATCCGGAAGAAGGTGAAGCTGATGGGGGCTTGCGGGGGACCGGCTCACTTCTCTGGGGAGAACCTGGAGGCCATCCACCCCCGGGACCTGCGCTGCCAGAGCCAGGAGGCCATGCTGAAGGCTGAGTTTGAGGAGCAGACCAGGGTGatatcaccccccacccccgagCCCACCAACAAGGTCAAGTGTCCTGCCAACTGTGCCTGTGAG GGTGAGACACACCACTCCTCCTGTGAGAACCGCGGCCACACCAAAGTCCCCCTCGGCTTCTCCCCCAACACGCGCCTCCTCGACCTGCGGGGCAACCACTTCCACTACATCCCTGCCAACAGTTTTACCGGCGTTGCCAAGGTAGTCTCCCTCCATCTACAGCGCTGTAAGATTGTGGAGGTGGAGCCTGGTGCGTTCCACGGCATGAAAGGGCTGGTCTACCTTTACCTCTCCGAGAATGAGCTTGACTCCCTCAGCCCCGACGCCTTCAAGGGCATGCCTCAGCTCACCTACCTCCACTTGGAGAAGAACAAATTCACAGTCTTCCCCAAGGGGGCCTTCaagctgctgcctggcctgctggCCCTTCACATGGAGAACAACTCTATCGCCAAGCTGGAGCCAGGGATCCTGAATGGGGYTGAGAAGCTGAGGGGGCTCTATCTGACCTCCAACATCATCAATGGTGTGGCCCCCAGGGCACTTGACCCGGCCCCCGACCTCGACACTCTTCACTTGGGAGGAAACAAGCTCAAGGAGGTTCCCAGTGATGCGTTAGCGAAGACAGGCAACCTGGGAGAGTTACGGTTGTCTGGGAATCCCATTCGCTGGATTGGACCGCATGCTTTCCAGCCATTAGCTAGGGCACTGAAGGATCTGTATCTGGACGGCATGGGTTTGGAGAAG ATGTCAAAGGACTCTCTGGCAGGGCTGGGTGCTGGTCTGAGGAGTCTATACCTAGAGGGGAACCAGCTAGAGGAGGTGCCTGACTTCAACCCTCTGACCGGCCTGGAGGTCATCAACCTGGCAGAGAACCCTCTGCTATGTGACTGCCCCCTGCTGCCGCTACGCAT GTGGATTGAGAAGGTGAACCTGAAGGTCCGGGCCACCTGTGTCCACCCACCTGAGCTGCGAGGCCGGAGGGTCAAGGACGTCCACGTCTTCAAGGCCTGCCCTGGCGGGGAAAGCCTGCCCTCTGCCCCCTTCCCCAAGGTTTCCAAACCCCCCAAGTCCACCAAACCCAAACCTGCCCACCTCAATGCCCCCAGACAGGTCAAAGTGGTGAAAACCAAAATTCGCAAGATTCAGGGCCCAAAGCCCACCGTCTCCAAGAAAACCACCAAGAGAAGCACGGTGGTTTGA
- the chadlb gene encoding chondroadherin-like b isoform X2, with protein sequence MYSMDCPAALRSLLVLLLAIPGAHLGKCPKECICDQISLTVTCVNKNLTEVPPTIDEITVKLDLRSNYIQELPSGAFKHTPYLTHLSMQRCNLRTVKEGAFRALGRLVFLNLANNNMEILYQESFDGLSSLKQLLIDRNRVEEIQPGAFSQLGFLNLLSLTHNQLTYIPNMAFQGLQNIKWLRLSHNSVNYMATEAFAGLFTLTRLSLDHNELQFFPTETMTRLPEVTRLDLSFNPMTFLGEETVSMNKLTHLFXDHMSLQDLSHTAVSLSPSLTHLDLSHNQLRVLQPFTPASPKLARLNLAGNPIYCNCYLLPLREWGIRKKVKLMGACGGPAHFSGENLEAIHPRDLRCQSQEAMLKAEFEEQTRVISPPTPEPTNKVKCPANCACEGETHHSSCENRGHTKVPLGFSPNTRLLDLRGNHFHYIPANSFTGVAKVVSLHLQRCKIVEVEPGAFHGMKGLVYLYLSENELDSLSPDAFKGMPQLTYLHLEKNKFTVFPKGAFKLLPGLLALHMENNSIAKLEPGILNGXEKLRGLYLTSNIINGVAPRALDPAPDLDTLHLGGNKLKEVPSDALAKTGNLGELRLSGNPIRWIGPHAFQPLARALKDLYLDGMGLEKMSKDSLAGLGAGLRSLYLEGNQLEEVPDFNPLTGLEVINLAENPLLCGLRR encoded by the exons ATGTATTCGATGGACTGCCCCGCAGCCTTGAGGTCTCTGCTGGTACTGCTCTTGGCCATCCCGGGGGCGCACCTTGGCAAGTGCCCAAAGGAGTGCATATGTGACCAAATCTCACTCACTGTTACCTGTGTCAACAAAAACCTGACAGAGGTGCCTCCCACAATCGACGAG ATTACAGTGAAACTGGATCTGAGAAGCAACTACATCCAGGAGCTGCCATCAGGTGCGTTCAAACACACGCCGTACCTGACACACCTGTCCATGCAGCGCTGCAATCTCCGCACCGTGAAGGAGGGGGCGTTCCGTGCTCTGGGTCGTCTCGTCTTCCTCAACCTGGCCAACAACAACATGGAGATCCTCTATCAG gaGTCGTTCGACGGTCTCTCCTCACTGAAGCAGCTGCTGATTGACCGTAACCGAGTGGAGGAGATCCAGCCAGGGGCCTTCTCTCAGCTGGGGTTCCTCAACCTGCTCTCCCTCACCCACAACCAGCTCACCTATATCCCCAACATGGCCTTCCAGGGCCTGCAGAACATAAAATGGCTGCGCCTTAGCCACAACTCTGTTAACTACATGGCCACTGAGGCCTTCGCAGGCCTGTTCACCCTCACGCGCCTCAGCCTTGACCACAACGAGCTGCAGTTCTTTCCTACTGAGACCATGACCAG aCTCCCAGAGGTGACCCGTCTGGACCTCAGCTTCAACCCCATGACCTTCCTGGGTGAGGAGACTGTCTCCATGAACAAACTCACCCACCTCTTCWTGGACCACATGTCCCTGCAGGACCTGTCCCACACGGCCGtgtccctgtccccctctctcacccacctgGACCTCAGCCACAACCAGCTCCGTGTCCTCCAGCCCTTCACTCCAGCCTCCCCCAAGCTGGCCCGCCTTAACCTGGCTGGAAACCCCATCTACTGCAACTGCTACCTGCTGCCGCTGAGGGAGTGGGGCATCCGGAAGAAGGTGAAGCTGATGGGGGCTTGCGGGGGACCGGCTCACTTCTCTGGGGAGAACCTGGAGGCCATCCACCCCCGGGACCTGCGCTGCCAGAGCCAGGAGGCCATGCTGAAGGCTGAGTTTGAGGAGCAGACCAGGGTGatatcaccccccacccccgagCCCACCAACAAGGTCAAGTGTCCTGCCAACTGTGCCTGTGAG GGTGAGACACACCACTCCTCCTGTGAGAACCGCGGCCACACCAAAGTCCCCCTCGGCTTCTCCCCCAACACGCGCCTCCTCGACCTGCGGGGCAACCACTTCCACTACATCCCTGCCAACAGTTTTACCGGCGTTGCCAAGGTAGTCTCCCTCCATCTACAGCGCTGTAAGATTGTGGAGGTGGAGCCTGGTGCGTTCCACGGCATGAAAGGGCTGGTCTACCTTTACCTCTCCGAGAATGAGCTTGACTCCCTCAGCCCCGACGCCTTCAAGGGCATGCCTCAGCTCACCTACCTCCACTTGGAGAAGAACAAATTCACAGTCTTCCCCAAGGGGGCCTTCaagctgctgcctggcctgctggCCCTTCACATGGAGAACAACTCTATCGCCAAGCTGGAGCCAGGGATCCTGAATGGGGYTGAGAAGCTGAGGGGGCTCTATCTGACCTCCAACATCATCAATGGTGTGGCCCCCAGGGCACTTGACCCGGCCCCCGACCTCGACACTCTTCACTTGGGAGGAAACAAGCTCAAGGAGGTTCCCAGTGATGCGTTAGCGAAGACAGGCAACCTGGGAGAGTTACGGTTGTCTGGGAATCCCATTCGCTGGATTGGACCGCATGCTTTCCAGCCATTAGCTAGGGCACTGAAGGATCTGTATCTGGACGGCATGGGTTTGGAGAAG ATGTCAAAGGACTCTCTGGCAGGGCTGGGTGCTGGTCTGAGGAGTCTATACCTAGAGGGGAACCAGCTAGAGGAGGTGCCTGACTTCAACCCTCTGACCGGCCTGGAGGTCATCAACCTGGCAGAGAACCCTCTGCTAT GTGGATTGAGAAGGTGA
- the LOC111977745 gene encoding ran GTPase-activating protein 1, producing the protein MASDDIALLAEALSKTHVGYGELSYKGQGLKLDNTESVKELVREIEEYQGLRALRLEGNTVGVEAAQAIAKALECKDQLQSCHWSDMFTGRLRSEIPTALRSLGSALMTAGARLRELDLSDNAFGPDGVKGIETLLKSSACHSLQELRLNNCGMGIGGGKILAAALTECHEQSSALGAPLKLKVFIAGRNRLENEGATALALAFQLMGSLEELHMPQNGINHAGVTALATAMQHNPHLRILNLNDNTFTKRGALAMAQALRHLRTVQVINFGDCLVRSEGAIALAAVLREGLPTLKELNLSFGEITEAAALVLAQAVQDKPHMEKLDLNGNCLGEEGCEALKETMDNMDRADILASLSDDEGEPDEDEEEEEEDEENGKEMKENGVKDKRDSPVKPEPTCHPEILSFLSSPTAETLLKLGGNRTGLIQQHVDVSDSDKVADAFLRISSLYSDDHEVKKAVLETIDTLLKKAFSGSSLQTYSFLSTLLVMLGLLKGEGKVKKVQVLPGHLLVLEHAVQQDYFPQDHASLLDTFVARHGKALKSCSHARDSLKSTLERRISPEC; encoded by the exons ATGGCTTCCGATGACATTGCCCTGCTGGCCGAGGCGCTGTCCAAGACTCATGTAGGATATGGAGAGTTGAGCTACAAGGGCCAGGGACTGAAGCTGGACAACACAGAGTCTG TGAAGGAGTTGGTGCGGGAAATAGAGGAGTACCAGGGACTCCGGGCCCTGCGGTTGGAGGGAAACACAGTGGGAGTGGAGGCAGCGCAGGCTATCGCCAAAGCCTTGGAGTGCAAAGACCAACTTCAG AGTTGTCACTGGAGTGATATGTTCACGGGTCGCTTGCGCTCGGAAATCCCAACTGCCCTG AGGTCCCTGGGCAGTGCGTTGATGACAGCAGGGGCCAGATTGCGAGAGCTTGACCTGAGTGATAACGCCTTTGGGCCAGATGGGGTAAAGGGCATTGAGACTCTACTGAAGAGCTCTGCGTGTCACTCTCTACAGGAGCTGAGACTCAACAACTGTGGCATGGGCATCGGAGGGGGCAAG ATCCTGGCGGCAGCGTTGACTGAGTGTCATGAACAGTCCAGTGCTCTCGGTGCCCCACTGAAACTGAAAGTGTTCATCGCAGGCAGAAACCGCTTGGAGAACGAAGGAGCCACAGCCCTTGCCCTGGCATTTCAG CTGATGGGAAGCCTAGAGGAGCTGCACATGCCCCAGAATGGGATCAACCATGCTGGGGTGACTGCTCTGGCCACCGCCATgcagcacaacccccacctgcgCATCCTCAACCTCAACGACAACACCTTCACCAAGAGAGGGGCGCTGGCTATGGCTCAG gCTCTGAGGCATCTGAGGACTGTGCAGGTGATAAACTTTGGGGACTGCCTGGTGCGTTCTGAAGGGGCCATCGCTCTCGCTGCTGTCCTGAGAGAGGGACTGCCCACTCTTAAG GAgctaaatctgtcctttggggaGATCACGGAAGCTGCAGCACTGGTGTTGGCTCAGGCTGTACAAGACAAACCCCATATGGAAAAACTGGATCTCAATG GTAACTgtttgggggaggaggggtgtgaggcTCTGAAGGAGACCATGGACAACATGGACAGGGCCGACATACTGGCATCtctcag TGATGATGAGGGAGAGCCtgatgaagatgaggaggaggaggaagaagatgaggagAATGGCAAAGAGATGAAGGAGAATGGAGTGAAGGATAAAAGAGACAGCCCAGTGAAGCCTGAGCCAACTTGTCATCCAGAGATCCTCTCTTTCCTCAGCTCCCCCACCGCTGAGACACTGCTCAAACTGGGGGGCAACAGGACTGGACTCATCCAGCAACAC GTGGATGTCTCTGACTCTGATAAGGTTGCCGATGccttcctgagaatctcctctcTGTACAGTGATGACCATGAGGTCAAGAAGGCTGTCCTGGAGACTATTG ACACCCTGTTGAAGAAGGCATTCTCTGGTTCCTCCCTGCAGACCTACAGCTTCCTGTCCACTCTACTGGTGATGCTGGGGCTCCTCAAG GGTGAGGGCAAGGTGAAGAAGGTGCAGGTGTTACCTGGTCACCTGTTGGTTTTGGAGCACGCTGTCCAACAGGACTACTTCCCCCAGGACCACGCCTCCCTGCTGGACACCTTTGTCGCCAG GCACGGTAAAGCCCTGAAGTCCTGCAGCCATGCCCGAGATAGTCTCAAGTCCACACTGGAGAGAAGGATCTCCCCGGAATGCTGA